AGATCGTCGAGGTCTTTGCCGTTTTCGCGCGGCAGGATCACGTGCTTGATGCCGGCCCGATTCGCCGCCAGCAGCTTTTCCTTGATGCCGCCGACGGGCAGCACCAGCCCCGTCAGGCTGATCTCGCCGGTCATGGCCGTATCGCTGCGCGGGGCGATGCCGCTATAGAGCGACGCCAGCGCCGTGGCCATGGTCACTCCGGCCGATGGCCCATCCTTGCGAATGGCGCCGGCCGGTACGTGAATGTGTACGCCCGAGGTGCGGATCGTTTCGCGATCAATCCCCAACTCCGCGGCTTTCGACCAGATGAAGCTCTGCGCCGTCTTGGCCGATTCTTGCATCACCTCGCCCAGCTGACCGGTGAGCATCAGCCCTTTCCCCTCGGGCAATAGCACCGCCTCGATGTACAGGACTTCGCCCCCCGCCTCGGTCCAGGCCATGCCGGCCGCCACGCCGGGCGGCAACGTGCGGCGCATTTCTTCCATCGTGAACCGCTCTTTTCCCAGCAGCTCGCCGAGGTCTTGCGGCCGGGGCGTCACCGGATCGGTCTTGCCTTCCGCGAAACGCACGGCCACCTTGCGGGCCAGCCGCCCCAGCGTGCGTTCCAACTCGCGGACGCCCGCTTCGCGCGTGTAGCGGCGGATCAATCGCGCCAGAGTATCGTCCGGCACGGTCAGTTGCTCGGGCGACAGGCCGGCTTCGCTCAGTTGCCGCGGAATCAAGTAATGCCGGGCAATCTGCGCCTTTTCCTCTTCGGAATAGCCGGCCAGCCGCAATAGCTCCATGCGGTCCAACAGCGGCTGCGGAATGCGGTCGAGCGTATTGGCCGTGGCCACGAAGAACACCTTCGACAGATCGAACGGCAGGTCGAGATAGTTGTCGTGAAATTCGAAATTCTGCGCCGGGTCGAGAATTTCCAAAAGCGCGGCCGCCGGATCGCCGCGGAAATCGCTCCCCAGCTTGTCGACTTCGTCGAGCATCAAGAGCGGGTTCTTCACACCGGCCCGGCGGATGGCTTGAATGATGCGGCCGGGCATGGCGCCGATGTAGGTGCGTCGATGGCCGCGCAATTCCGATTCGTCGTGCAGGCCGCCCAGGCTCATGCGCTCGAACTTGCGCCCCAAGGCCCGCGCGATCGACTTGCCGAGCGACGTTTTGCCGACGCCCGGCGGCCCGACAAAGCAGAGAATGGGCGCCTTGGCATTGGGGTTGAGCTTCAGCACCGCCAGGTGCTCGATGATGCGTTGCTTGATCTCTTTCAGATCGTAGTGATCTTCGTCGAGCACATGCCGGGCCCGGGCCAGATCCAGTACGTCCTCGGTCGTGGCCTGCCACGGCAGTTCGAGCATCAATTCCAGATACGAGCGGGTGACCTGGTAGTCCGGGGCCGCGGTTGGCAAGCGCTCCAAGCGGTTCAACTCGCGCGTCGCCTCCTTGCGCACGTTCTCCGGCAGGTCGGCTTCGTCGAGGCGGCGGCGCAGCTCGGCCGCGTCGGCTTGCTCGGGATTGCGCTCGCCCAGCTCTTCCTGAATCGCGCGCAACTGCTGGCGGAGCAAGTATTCTTTCTGTTCCCGGCTCAGCTCCGATTGGGCCTGGCTCGTGATCTTCTGCCGCAGTTCGAGAACCTGTAGCTCGTGCGTGAGGTGCTCGAGCACCTGTCGCAAAGCCTCGGACCGGCTGTTGGCCTCGAGCAGGGCCTGCGATTTCGCGATATCCAGGTTCAACATCGAGGCCAGCAAATAGGCCTGGTGCAGCACATCGGGCACCTGCGCGAACATCTGCTGAACCGTAAACGGAGCCTCGGGCTGCAACAGTGCATGGACCGCCGCCGCCTGATCGAGCATCGCCCGGCCGAGCGCCTCGACCTCGGTACCGTCGTCCGCGGGCTCCGAGAGCGGGTGGACGCGCAGCTTGAAATAAGGTTCGGCCTCGACGGCTTCGATCAGCTCGACGCGCTCGATCCCCTGCACGATGATTTGCAGGCCCACCTCGCCGCGTTCCATCTTTTTGATCGCCGCCAAGGTGCCGACCTTGTACAGGTCCTCGATTTTTGGATCTTCGACCAGCGGATCGCGCTGCGCCACGATGACCAGACGCTTATCCTCGGTCAATAAAGCCGCGTCCACCGCGGCCACGGAATTCTTGCGGCCCACGGCCAAGGGAAGCAGCAGGTGCGGAAACAAGACGTTGCTCTTCAGCGGCAAGGCGGGCAGGACGGTGGAACGCGGCGCGTCAGTCATGGCGGTAATCTTCGTGCGGAAGGCGATTTGGGGGCGCTACGAACTTTTCAGGCATACCAACAACATGCCGTCGCGATATTCACTCGTGATATCCGAATGTTCGATGTCGTCGGGCAGGTCGATCGAGCGCTCGAAGCGATTGTAGGAAATCTCCATCGAGTACCAGTTGCCCCCTTCCTCCATCGCCCAATCGCGACGCACGCCGCGCAGCACCAATTGCCGGCCGACCACCGAGAGCTGAATATCCTCGGGCCGAACACCGGCCAGCTCGAATTTCAGCAGCCAGCCGTGCGGACCGCGATAAACGTCGCAACGCGGCTTCCAGGCCGCCGGCTCGTAACTGGCGCCGGAAGAAAACAGGGTACGCATCAGTTGATCGAATTTGTCGGCCATATGTTTGAATTAGACCGGCGCCGGCGCGCCGGGCAAGTCCCGATTCGCAAAAGCGATCCTTTTTGCAGCCGCCTTGGTGTCGACCGGGCGGAAAAGGATGCGATACAATGAGCAACACTCGCGATGAACTCCATCATTTCGGCACGCCAACTGCACCTTTGTGGCACGCATGGCCGGGCGGGGGCTTGTGGGAGTTCGTGCGGCCTCGACAAATCACACGCGCAAGTGACGGAGATCAACATATGCTGCGAAGTATTGCGGAGCTGGCAGGCCTCGCCATCCACGCCACGGACGGAAACATCGGCTCGCTGACGGATGTTTACTTCGACGACATTCATTGGCGGGCTCGCTACTTTGTCGTCGACACTGGCAACTGGCTGCCCGGCCGCCTGGTGCTCATCTCGCCGGCCTCGGCCGCGCACGTCGAAGTGGACAAGGGGCAATTGGATGTCACTCTCACCAAAGGCCAGGTGGAAAAGAGCCCGGGCATCGAGGCGCACGAAACCGTGTCGCGTCAGCACGAGCAACGCATGTCGAAATACTATGGCTGGCCGGTATATTGGCCCGCCGAAGGCGCGCTAGCCCCCGATGCCGACGATGCCAGGCCGGGCGACGCGAACCTGCGCAGTGCCGCCGAGGTCAAGGGATATCATGTCCAGGCGAAAGATGGCGAACTGGGGCACGTGGCCGACTTTTTGGTAGACGAAACGACCTGGGACGTGCGCTACCTGGTCGTCGACACCGGCAAATGGCTACCGGGCAAGAAGGTGCTGATCGATCCGCGCGCGACGGACCACGTCGACTGGGCCAAATCGTCGGTCCACGTCCACCTGACCAAGGACCAGATCAAGAACAGCCCGACCTACGACCCAACCGGCGGCCGCGAAGCCTTGGACAAAGCCCACGTCGAGACGTTCCAGCACTGGCCGACGTACTGGTATTGAAATGCAGAATGATGCATGACGAATGATGAACAAGGAGGCGAGGATGGACGGTATTTCCCCCTCATCATTCATCATTTTGCACTCTGCATTTTTTCTCCGCGCCTCCGTGTCTCCCGTGGTGAGTACCTTGCTCCGTAGACGCCGATGACCGCCGAACTCTCGCCAGCAAGTTCTTGGGAAGATCTCCGGCGCGCCATGCCGATCGCGCGGCGTTGGGCGTACTTCGATCATGCGGCCGTCGCGCCGCTTTCCGAACCGGCCCGCGCGGCAATCACGGCCTGGGCCGACGACATGACCGAGAACGGAGACACCGGCTGGACCGACTGGTCGGCCCAGTTGCAAGAAGTTCGCCGCCGCGGCGCGGCGCTACTGGGGGCCGAACCTGCGGAAGTGGCGCTCGTCCGCAACACGACCGAGGGCATCAATTTCGTGGCCGAGGGCTTTCCGTGGCGCGAAGGGGACAACCTGGTTACGCTGGCCGATGAATTTCCTTCGAACCAGTATCCCTGGATGAACCTGGATAGCCGCGGGGTCG
This DNA window, taken from Pirellulales bacterium, encodes the following:
- a CDS encoding PRC-barrel domain-containing protein; the encoded protein is MLRSIAELAGLAIHATDGNIGSLTDVYFDDIHWRARYFVVDTGNWLPGRLVLISPASAAHVEVDKGQLDVTLTKGQVEKSPGIEAHETVSRQHEQRMSKYYGWPVYWPAEGALAPDADDARPGDANLRSAAEVKGYHVQAKDGELGHVADFLVDETTWDVRYLVVDTGKWLPGKKVLIDPRATDHVDWAKSSVHVHLTKDQIKNSPTYDPTGGREALDKAHVETFQHWPTYWY
- the lon gene encoding endopeptidase La; translation: MTDAPRSTVLPALPLKSNVLFPHLLLPLAVGRKNSVAAVDAALLTEDKRLVIVAQRDPLVEDPKIEDLYKVGTLAAIKKMERGEVGLQIIVQGIERVELIEAVEAEPYFKLRVHPLSEPADDGTEVEALGRAMLDQAAAVHALLQPEAPFTVQQMFAQVPDVLHQAYLLASMLNLDIAKSQALLEANSRSEALRQVLEHLTHELQVLELRQKITSQAQSELSREQKEYLLRQQLRAIQEELGERNPEQADAAELRRRLDEADLPENVRKEATRELNRLERLPTAAPDYQVTRSYLELMLELPWQATTEDVLDLARARHVLDEDHYDLKEIKQRIIEHLAVLKLNPNAKAPILCFVGPPGVGKTSLGKSIARALGRKFERMSLGGLHDESELRGHRRTYIGAMPGRIIQAIRRAGVKNPLLMLDEVDKLGSDFRGDPAAALLEILDPAQNFEFHDNYLDLPFDLSKVFFVATANTLDRIPQPLLDRMELLRLAGYSEEEKAQIARHYLIPRQLSEAGLSPEQLTVPDDTLARLIRRYTREAGVRELERTLGRLARKVAVRFAEGKTDPVTPRPQDLGELLGKERFTMEEMRRTLPPGVAAGMAWTEAGGEVLYIEAVLLPEGKGLMLTGQLGEVMQESAKTAQSFIWSKAAELGIDRETIRTSGVHIHVPAGAIRKDGPSAGVTMATALASLYSGIAPRSDTAMTGEISLTGLVLPVGGIKEKLLAANRAGIKHVILPRENGKDLDDLPDNVRDQLEVVLADRIEDVLAAAVPELMERAGAAAE
- a CDS encoding Hsp20/alpha crystallin family protein, producing the protein MRTLFSSGASYEPAAWKPRCDVYRGPHGWLLKFELAGVRPEDIQLSVVGRQLVLRGVRRDWAMEEGGNWYSMEISYNRFERSIDLPDDIEHSDITSEYRDGMLLVCLKSS